Within the Plasmodium relictum strain SGS1 genome assembly, chromosome: 12 genome, the region AAGTATTCtagtgataaaaaaaaaaaaaaaagtaataaaaatacgGAGGAAATATCTAATGAaaatatcaatatttttagaGTAAATGATAACATTGGAAATGACGATGACGAAGAAATAATTCATAGTAATATTGAAGAAGAATTTAATGACATTAATGAAATAACCAAAAGAATCAaagataaaaagaaaaaaaaaagtgttttttacaaattttttGATTATGAAGAAgtagatttaaaaaaaaaaagtaaaataaatgaaaagttaggagataaaaaaaatttatctatGAAAAAGtcaaatttgaaaaaaagtattatacAAAAAAGTTCCATATataatcatataaaaaaaaaatcaaatgaaGGAGATGAATTagaaataaatgaagaagataaagaaagaaaaaaaaggaatttatACATGAGTaatgatttaataaatattattgaaGAAATAAACTATTTATTTAGTGATTCTGATTTATCAAATTCCTTAGTTATAACTTGgaatttatacttttttttagaaCAGTTAcctttgataaaaaaaaaatttgagaaatatattttagaaTATATATGCACTCGCACAAAAAATGTAGAAAAGATAActcaaatttttaataactaTGTTGAATTTGATATAACAATAGAAAAATTgcagaaaaatatttatacaaaaaCAATATTAGATGTTTTGGATACTTCTATTAATAATATCaaaaatacattaaataatacattgtattatatatttaaaattttatcaatAAGAATCATTTGTTATGAGTTTCAAGATGAAATATTCTATAAACTTtatgataatttttatttaaataatattaaaaatatcgTGAATATTTTTCCAAATACtatagaaaaattttttgttcaATTGCCtaagatatattttaagaGCATATTAACTGTAtttatagaattttttataaaaatttggaTGTTAACAATAGTTGAGAAAGGTTTTTCAAATTTTGTTTACACTGATGATCATATAAACATTATGAAAAAAGATAACCAAcatgtaaaaaattatattcaaattaataatatccAATCTACTCACTATTTTTTAAGTGAAAAATGTGATATTAACGAGTATATAGACATgttttttgataaattacATAACAATCGTGATatgtttaataaaataatcagtgatcaaaaacataaaaaatcaaaaaatattgttTCATCAGCGTATAACAAGGGAATGTAAGTATTTCTGTTTTAATttgcttttatatatatatatttaattgtttttattactttataAAAGTTCAGGAATTTTAACATAATTTCCTTTGatgtaaatatttattattaatattaattattattttattttatttattattttttttttttaaattgttagGGCAATTATAACAGGAAAGAATAATAAccatgaagaaaaaaaaaaattgtaaagacagcatttttaatttttctataagAAAAGATATtacaaattaaataatatgatatgaataaaattttatcaaaagaaaaaagaaaagaaaaaacagtATTCattaataacattttttaatttatatttttattttgttatttttatatattattatttttttttttttatattaatacaaGTATTCTTGTTTTAGATTTAGGTATGTCCTTaatactatatttttttacattttaataaatttatatgtatcttgtatatatatatatgtaaaataatattattctattttttgttatacatttaatttatcattttataaaaaaaaaattaaactttattttaccaaataaatttttatatttaaaaaaaaaggttaagcattttaataaaattataaaaaaaaaataattacaaaaaaaaaaaaaataggtaaatagataaattttataaaaaatgttttaaatttaaattaaaaaaattatattaatgctcttcttcttttttcttttggtgctaaaaaaaaaaaataaaaaacaataaagaATCCGTAAAATGCccaatataaagaaaaatacgTAAGTACATATAGAACGtatatacaaataatatatctcctaaaatataaaatattaatgcataagaaataaaatagacgaaataataagaaaaatagaaataaaccTAATGGGTTTCCagctttataaaaatatttcataagactaatacttttttctgtacattcattttttataaaatgcaCATTAAGCTCTTTATACCTATATAAattcaaaattatatatgattatcaatatttttgcattttacatttaattttcttttttttttttttttttctttcttacATTTTATGTAAAGAAAGTACAGAACCACATCCACCAAAGCGTTCGTTTAAACAGcagaaataaatattttttattcctatcataaaaaaatatatatatatatataaaataaagtatacatatttatcataataaaataaataaataaaacggaacattataataattttttcttttttttttaacctaTTAATTTTAGTGCATAAACACACATAATACATGGTTCACATGTTACAACAATACAGCACTTTTTAAGATTTTCtagtttttctttaatatcatttttttttttatcaatatttaaagtaatttcataattttcactatatttttcatttttgttattttcattatgtacttcattaatatttttttcttcatgtTCTTTTCTATTGTTTTCTTCATATttacaatttatttttatatcttttatttctttatctctatttgatttattcaaataattGAATATAGAATCCTCTATATGATTATCTTTATTGTTAAAGCATTTAATGAAATTCAAATTTTTCGTCTGCTCATAATTTTcatcataaatatatttatctatTGCAATCAATTCACAATGTCTACATCCATTTTTTGATTCATTCGTTTGATTATATGAACttgatataattttcttttcctcatttattaataaacaaaatatagGCATTTCCTTTAATTCTATATGTAAACTTTTTTCGGCCTTCATAAAGttaacaaaagaaaaaaaaaattatatattaatattcaactaaaaaagaataaattattgtatatatacatttttttttaataatatcataatacatattatatgtctatattttatttatctatTGCTTTAtttagcttttttttttctctcttttttttttttttttttttttggttacTTCACTTAATGctatattcaaaaaataagttGCTTCTTTTTCACTTAATTCAGTCATCTTTTTGttatattcttaaaaaagatatttcataaaatacttataataataagtcaaataatatattactaaatgtttttcattaaaatattttgttgAATCCTTGACTTTTTTAATGTACAATTATTTCTTTCATTTATACAAATAATACTTGATAAAaagtatacatatatatatatttttaagttaATTTACAACTCCACTTTTTTGGAATctatatgtaaaaaataataaaattcataatttacattgtcaacaaaaaaaaaaatatgtaaatatattattcatttatttaattcaaaaaaaaagagttaaaatagaaaaatataaaaaagtaaaaaataaaaatcttatataaaataaatattttactttttttacaattttgttttttttttatactaatatttaatttatagaTTTTGATGAAAACATTATGGaacaaataaagaaaaaaaaataataataatatataaaataaataataataataataattaataataaaaattaatattttttttaaaatttaaaaaaaaaaaataatagcataacaattaataacaataaaaaaacaagTATCATATTATAGAGAAAAATTTCActgtaaaattaattattatatatatatatatgtatatatgttcatataataaaaatattcaaataaaattaaaaaaaagattaataaacaataataatctcaaaattttttcaaaaagattaatatttttatgaaacaGAGAAAATACAAATTTTAGTTTTTCCTTACGCAAGATAATAAACGtatttactttaaaaaaaaaattaaaatttttaaattataagatataaatgaaagaaaTTATGTTTACCTTTAGGAAATAAAGtattttaattcaaaaaaaaaaaaataaaataaaatgaaataaaatttttacttttttcaaTACTATCAATTTATGATATTaggttttatatatatgtgtgtATATTCAAACCTTGATactagaaaaataaaatgatatttctaaaatagtttataaaaacatgatattaaatgtttttatccatcaaagaaagaaataatatCTGAATGTAATTTCTTTTCAGCTGTAATTCTAATgtcttctaatttttttgcaATTACATGAAAAAGAGGTCTTTTTGTAAAATCATATTCTAGCATACTCTTTAAAAGATTTGATAATTCAGTCGGCAAATCATTTGGAATAGGCAATACTAACTCACCAGCtgatattttacaaaaaactTCTGAAGCAGATAATCCATCATatgcaattttttttgttaaagcCTCCCATAAACTAACAGCAAATGACCAAACATCGGATTCTTTGAAAAATCCTTCTCCTTTCAAAACTTCGGGAGCTGCATAAAAAATGTTTCCATACATAGCATATGCAGTTGGACTATCATTTGGAGAAAAATTCGTAGATAAACCAAAATCAGATATAACAGCATTTTGATATTCATCCAGTAATATAttagataattttaaatctctatgaaaaaaatgattagAATGGATATTATGCATTCCCTCTGCCACTtgttgaaatattttaactaTTTTTGGTCTTGATAAATATCTTATATaagaattcttttttttttcatctctgtatatatatttttctaaacTACCACCAGGACAATATTGCAATATTAAAGATTCTTCTCCTTCTTTTAAACTACAGACtcctattaattttattacatGCTTGCATTCCTGCAAGGAATACAAAATTTTTGCTTCATAATTTCTATATTTCACAGGTGTTGGGAAATAACGAAAAATTTCTAAATTTgccatttttttaatttttttatttttttgtaatgtATCAGAATTATtcattatttcttcttcactttttttttttttttcttcttcattttcttcttgtTCCTCTACCTTATCCTCTTGTGTGTGTTTCTTTTCTAGCTCATAGTTAACTAAATTcaaatttttgttaattttagGTAAAATGCATTTTTGACTAGATCTTGGGGTTGATATGTAACTTTCACAGTAagtttcttcatttatttgtttagggttatataaaaaaatttt harbors:
- a CDS encoding cytidine and deoxycytidylate deaminase, putative — protein: MTELSEKEATYFLNIALSEAEKSLHIELKEMPIFCLLINEEKKIISSSYNQTNESKNGCRHCELIAIDKYIYDENYEQTKNLNFIKCFNNKDNHIEDSIFNYLNKSNRDKEIKDIKINCKYEENNRKEHEEKNINEVHNENNKNEKYSENYEITLNIDKKKNDIKEKLENLKKCCIVVTCEPCIMCVYALKLIGIKNIYFCCLNERFGGCGSVLSLHKMYKELNVHFIKNECTEKSISLMKYFYKAGNPLAPKEKRRRALI